In Thermococcus camini, a genomic segment contains:
- the rpsB gene encoding 30S ribosomal protein S2 translates to MEEYLVPLDQYLAAGVHIGTQQKTQDMKRFIYRVRQDGLYVLDVRKTDERLRVAGKFLAKFDPENILAVSVRLYGQKPVKKFGDVTGVRSIPGRFLPGTMTNPQVKNFMEPDVLIVTDPRADHQAMKEAIEIGIPIVALVDTENFLSYVDVAIPTNNKGRKALALIYWILAREILYNRKEIESREDFKVPVEDFEMRIIRT, encoded by the coding sequence ATGGAGGAATACCTCGTTCCACTCGACCAGTACCTTGCTGCCGGTGTCCACATCGGAACCCAGCAGAAGACCCAGGACATGAAGAGGTTTATTTACCGCGTCAGGCAGGACGGTCTCTACGTGCTTGATGTCAGGAAGACCGACGAGAGGCTCCGCGTTGCTGGTAAGTTCCTCGCCAAGTTCGACCCGGAGAACATTCTCGCCGTCAGCGTCAGGCTCTACGGTCAGAAGCCTGTCAAGAAGTTCGGCGACGTCACCGGCGTTCGCTCGATACCCGGCCGTTTCCTCCCGGGAACCATGACCAACCCGCAGGTCAAGAACTTCATGGAGCCGGACGTCCTCATCGTCACCGACCCGAGGGCCGACCACCAGGCCATGAAGGAGGCCATCGAGATTGGCATACCGATAGTAGCCCTCGTTGACACCGAGAACTTCCTCAGCTACGTTGATGTTGCAATTCCGACCAACAACAAGGGCAGGAAAGCTTTGGCTCTCATCTACTGGATCCTCGCGAGGGAAATCCTCTACAACAGAAAGGAGATCGAGAGCAGGGAGGACTTCAAGGTTCCGGTCGAGGACTTTGAGATGAGGATCATCAGGACCTGA
- a CDS encoding 50S ribosomal protein L40e, translating into MARFPEAEARIFRKYVCMRCGATNPWKAKKCRKCGYKGLRPKAREPRGGMGR; encoded by the coding sequence ATGGCGAGATTTCCCGAGGCTGAGGCCAGAATCTTTAGGAAGTACGTGTGCATGCGCTGCGGTGCCACTAACCCGTGGAAGGCCAAGAAGTGCAGGAAGTGCGGCTACAAGGGTCTCCGCCCGAAGGCGAGAGAGCCGCGCGGTGGAATGGGACGCTGA
- a CDS encoding PadR family transcriptional regulator encodes MTTPMERLKNKITKEVLWLYILRLLRERPMYAYELKERIREAFNFEPATVSSYVVLYKLEKEGYVTAEWQESQTGKPSRKYYKLTPEGESLLEDGIAFLEDMVAKLKGA; translated from the coding sequence ATGACAACCCCAATGGAGAGGCTCAAGAACAAGATAACGAAAGAGGTTCTCTGGCTGTACATACTCCGGCTACTGCGGGAGAGGCCCATGTACGCCTACGAACTGAAGGAGAGGATAAGGGAGGCGTTCAACTTCGAGCCCGCGACCGTCAGCTCGTACGTCGTCCTCTACAAGCTCGAGAAAGAGGGGTACGTTACCGCGGAGTGGCAGGAGAGCCAGACGGGAAAGCCCTCCAGAAAGTACTACAAGCTCACCCCTGAAGGGGAGAGTCTCCTTGAGGATGGGATAGCTTTTCTTGAGGACATGGTTGCGAAGCTGAAAGGCGCATGA
- a CDS encoding FUN14 domain-containing protein: protein MEFDLNAMMGDMGVGAIVGFVTGFALKKLMKLALAIIGAYMLSLFWLEQKGVIIIDKDRLFNLAGDWSHEILTLGEKVMGILPGTAAFMGGFYLGFRKG, encoded by the coding sequence ATGGAGTTCGACCTGAACGCCATGATGGGCGACATGGGAGTTGGGGCTATCGTTGGCTTCGTAACGGGCTTTGCCCTCAAAAAGCTCATGAAGCTGGCGCTGGCTATAATCGGGGCGTACATGCTGAGCCTCTTCTGGCTTGAGCAGAAGGGCGTCATAATAATCGACAAGGACAGGCTCTTCAACCTCGCCGGGGACTGGAGCCACGAAATCCTGACCCTCGGGGAGAAGGTTATGGGCATCCTGCCGGGAACGGCGGCGTTCATGGGAGGATTTTACCTGGGTTTCCGTAAGGGTTGA
- a CDS encoding Lrp/AsnC family transcriptional regulator → MDELDLRILSLLQENARLSYREIARELKVAVGTVYNRIKRMEEEGVIKGFAPILDYEKLGFGLTAVIGVKARGRRILDIEREIAKNERVILVYDITGEFDIVLVAKFRDRADMNRFVKWLLSLEGVEKTNTSVAMQVVKEDTRLKLTED, encoded by the coding sequence GTGGATGAACTCGACCTGAGGATACTCTCGCTGCTCCAGGAAAACGCCCGGCTCTCGTACCGTGAGATAGCGCGGGAGCTCAAAGTGGCCGTTGGAACCGTGTACAACCGCATTAAAAGGATGGAGGAGGAAGGTGTAATCAAGGGGTTTGCCCCGATCCTTGACTACGAGAAGCTCGGCTTTGGACTGACCGCGGTCATAGGTGTCAAGGCCAGGGGAAGACGTATCTTGGATATAGAGCGCGAGATAGCCAAAAACGAGAGGGTAATTCTGGTCTATGACATAACCGGTGAGTTCGATATAGTCCTGGTGGCGAAGTTCAGGGATAGGGCAGACATGAACCGCTTCGTTAAGTGGTTGCTCTCCCTTGAGGGAGTGGAAAAAACGAACACGAGTGTTGCGATGCAGGTGGTTAAAGAGGACACAAGGTTAAAGCTAACGGAGGACTAG
- a CDS encoding phosphoribosyltransferase family protein: protein MSQLKSVQEKLRLVRVLRLLKKTYTYEELSKITGLPITVLNRYVRGKVLPSAERTKELLSLLLPYINIEEEVRKRIKFDEYGFFDNMPVLSDTSLMSLIAEEVAGRYMDKNVDKVLTAATDGIALGVHVARELNVDVVYAKKKKEVGVEKFYEVSYVPSASGSVTTLYLPQWALKKGENVLIVDDVIRSGETQRALLEMCRQAGAKPVGMFFLISVGDVIERLREEYSIPVESLIRLE from the coding sequence GTGAGTCAGCTGAAGTCCGTACAGGAAAAGCTGAGACTGGTCAGGGTGCTCAGACTGCTCAAGAAGACCTACACCTACGAGGAGCTCTCCAAGATAACGGGCCTCCCCATCACAGTGCTGAACAGGTACGTGAGGGGAAAGGTCCTGCCGAGCGCCGAGAGAACGAAGGAGCTCCTCAGCCTGCTCCTCCCGTACATCAACATAGAGGAGGAGGTCAGAAAGAGAATAAAATTTGACGAGTACGGGTTCTTTGACAACATGCCGGTGCTCAGCGATACATCCCTTATGAGCCTCATCGCCGAGGAGGTGGCTGGCAGATACATGGACAAGAACGTGGACAAAGTCCTCACCGCCGCAACGGACGGAATAGCCCTCGGCGTCCACGTGGCGAGGGAGCTGAACGTCGATGTTGTCTACGCCAAGAAGAAGAAGGAAGTCGGCGTTGAGAAGTTCTACGAGGTCAGCTATGTTCCGAGCGCCTCGGGAAGCGTCACAACGCTGTACCTCCCGCAGTGGGCCCTCAAGAAGGGCGAAAACGTCCTCATAGTTGACGACGTCATAAGGAGCGGCGAGACCCAGAGGGCGCTCCTGGAGATGTGCCGGCAGGCTGGTGCGAAGCCCGTCGGAATGTTCTTCCTCATAAGCGTCGGGGACGTTATAGAGCGGCTGCGCGAGGAGTACAGCATCCCGGTGGAGAGCCTCATAAGGCTGGAGTGA
- a CDS encoding YkgJ family cysteine cluster protein: MERRWVATIDLETLEVEHDPTFKFKCLENCGKCCYELEIPVRDEDIARIEELGYSAWEFVDYDKMFYRGDKFLSYALKKRPFDGGCVFLDPETMRCKIYDHRPLACRLYPFVFVKHGKKMEIYVKKDSFCPGIDHPEGEAVTREFLLREYGDVIEEYRRKVVKSRE, from the coding sequence TTGGAGAGGCGGTGGGTGGCCACCATCGACCTCGAGACCCTGGAGGTCGAGCACGACCCCACCTTTAAATTTAAGTGCCTCGAAAACTGCGGGAAATGCTGCTACGAGCTGGAGATACCGGTTAGGGATGAAGATATAGCCAGAATAGAGGAACTGGGCTACAGTGCCTGGGAATTCGTGGACTACGATAAGATGTTCTACCGCGGAGACAAGTTCCTCAGCTACGCCCTCAAAAAGCGCCCCTTCGACGGGGGCTGCGTTTTCCTTGATCCCGAGACCATGCGCTGCAAAATCTACGACCACCGGCCCCTCGCGTGCAGGCTCTATCCGTTCGTCTTTGTGAAGCACGGAAAAAAGATGGAAATCTACGTCAAAAAGGACTCCTTCTGCCCCGGCATCGACCATCCAGAGGGGGAGGCCGTGACGAGGGAGTTCCTCCTCAGGGAGTACGGCGACGTCATAGAGGAGTACCGCAGAAAAGTTGTGAAGAGCCGGGAGTGA
- a CDS encoding Lrp/AsnC family transcriptional regulator has product MMEAFVLVVVKPGTEEKVYETLRGNEKINEIYRVYGEYDLILRVEVGSIEELDRFHDEVLRRIKNIEMTETLIASSYRG; this is encoded by the coding sequence ATGATGGAAGCGTTTGTCCTGGTTGTTGTTAAACCCGGAACCGAGGAGAAGGTCTACGAGACCCTCCGGGGCAACGAGAAGATAAACGAGATATACAGGGTCTATGGGGAGTACGACCTGATCCTCCGCGTGGAGGTCGGCAGCATAGAGGAGCTGGACAGGTTCCACGACGAGGTTCTGAGGAGGATAAAAAACATCGAAATGACGGAGACGCTGATAGCCAGCTCCTACAGGGGGTGA
- a CDS encoding signal recognition particle protein Srp54: MALEKLGKALNSALKKLARSKTVDEATIKEVVRDIQRALIQADVNVRLVLQLTKTIEKRALEEEPPAGASKKEHIIQIVYEELTKFLGKEAKPLEIKEKPTVLLTVGIQGSGKTTSVAKLARHLQKRGYKVGVVCSDTWRPGAYYQLKQLLEPYGIEVSGDPEEKDAVKLAYEGVEYFRGKDVDVIIVDSAGRHKEESGLIEEMRQISQAIKPHEVILVIDGTIGQQAYNQALAFKEATPIGSIIVTKLDGSAKGGGALSAVAATGAPIKFIGVGERIDDLEAFDPKRFVSRLLGMGDIEGLLEKLEELQKQQAVSEEDLEKFLKGKFNLKDMYAQLEAMQKMGPLKQVLQMIPGLGYSLPDDAVRVGEEKLRRYRVIMDSMTEEELEHPEIINYSRIKRIARGSGTSTAEVRELLNQYNQMKKMFKSMDKRKLAKMAKRFNFGGFGL; this comes from the coding sequence ATGGCCCTAGAGAAGCTCGGGAAGGCACTGAACAGCGCCCTGAAAAAGCTCGCCCGCTCGAAAACCGTGGACGAGGCGACGATAAAGGAGGTAGTGCGAGATATCCAGAGGGCACTCATCCAGGCGGACGTTAACGTGAGGCTCGTTCTTCAGCTGACCAAAACAATAGAGAAGAGGGCACTTGAGGAGGAGCCCCCGGCAGGGGCTTCAAAGAAGGAGCACATAATCCAGATAGTCTACGAAGAGCTGACCAAATTTCTCGGAAAGGAGGCCAAACCCCTCGAGATAAAAGAGAAACCCACCGTACTGCTCACCGTCGGTATTCAGGGTTCGGGTAAAACAACCAGCGTGGCGAAACTTGCAAGGCACCTCCAGAAGAGGGGCTACAAGGTGGGCGTCGTCTGCTCGGACACCTGGAGGCCAGGAGCCTACTACCAGCTCAAACAGCTCCTCGAACCGTACGGAATAGAGGTCTCCGGCGATCCCGAGGAGAAGGACGCAGTCAAGCTCGCCTACGAGGGTGTCGAGTACTTCCGGGGGAAGGACGTGGATGTCATAATCGTGGACTCCGCAGGAAGGCACAAGGAGGAGTCCGGCCTTATAGAGGAGATGAGGCAGATAAGCCAGGCCATAAAGCCCCACGAGGTCATACTCGTCATAGACGGAACCATAGGCCAGCAGGCGTATAACCAGGCCCTGGCGTTCAAGGAGGCAACGCCAATAGGCTCGATAATAGTCACCAAGCTCGACGGTTCGGCCAAGGGTGGTGGCGCACTCTCGGCCGTCGCCGCAACTGGCGCCCCGATAAAGTTCATTGGTGTTGGCGAGAGGATAGACGACCTCGAGGCCTTCGATCCGAAGCGCTTTGTTTCGCGGCTCCTCGGAATGGGGGACATCGAGGGACTCCTGGAGAAGCTCGAGGAGCTCCAGAAACAGCAGGCCGTCAGCGAGGAAGACCTCGAAAAGTTCCTCAAGGGCAAGTTCAACCTGAAGGACATGTACGCCCAGCTCGAGGCGATGCAGAAGATGGGACCGCTGAAGCAGGTTCTTCAGATGATTCCCGGACTGGGCTACTCCCTGCCGGATGACGCCGTCAGGGTGGGCGAGGAGAAGCTCCGGAGGTACAGGGTAATCATGGACTCCATGACCGAGGAGGAGCTCGAGCACCCGGAGATAATCAACTACTCGAGGATCAAACGCATAGCCCGCGGCTCGGGAACCAGCACCGCAGAGGTAAGGGAGCTCCTCAACCAGTACAATCAGATGAAGAAGATGTTCAAGAGCATGGACAAGAGGAAGCTGGCCAAGATGGCCAAGAGGTTTAACTTCGGGGGGTTCGGCCTATGA